The following coding sequences are from one Kallotenue papyrolyticum window:
- a CDS encoding PIN/TRAM domain-containing protein produces the protein MRFTANFYVRVIGALILAYAGWALGTHYAADPPTPDQELATVLLILSGMGLGLVLTPYLVLYPFRALLRQLRTMPSLDLAAIGVGVLLGLVAGALLTFPLSHLPGVLGQVLPFIAAVLCAYLGAAALNWRKTDLLALFAGRHEAPVRATSTREFLLDTSVIIDGRIAEVIKTGFINGRIVVPRFVLQELQHLADSADDLTRTKGKRGLDVLRAIQESGTIAVEISDADLPDLRNVDDKLVALARAEGMWLITNDANLHRIAELQRVEVLNLNRLADALRVPFLPGEQLQVIIRQEGREREQGVGFLEDGTMVVVEDARNLLGSEVAVTVTRVYQTNTGRIIFAHLAHTNGRAV, from the coding sequence GTGAGGTTTACCGCCAACTTCTATGTTCGCGTGATTGGCGCCCTGATCCTGGCCTATGCCGGCTGGGCGCTCGGCACCCACTACGCCGCCGATCCGCCTACGCCCGACCAGGAACTGGCCACCGTGTTGCTGATTCTGTCGGGCATGGGGCTCGGCCTGGTGCTGACACCCTACCTGGTGCTGTATCCGTTTCGCGCCCTGCTGCGGCAGCTCCGCACCATGCCCTCGCTCGATCTGGCCGCGATCGGCGTGGGCGTGCTGCTGGGGCTGGTGGCGGGCGCGTTGCTCACCTTCCCGCTGTCGCACCTGCCGGGCGTGCTGGGCCAGGTGCTGCCCTTCATCGCCGCGGTGCTGTGCGCCTATCTCGGCGCGGCGGCGCTCAACTGGCGCAAAACCGATCTGCTGGCCCTGTTCGCGGGTCGTCACGAAGCGCCGGTACGCGCCACCAGCACCCGCGAATTCCTGCTGGACACCAGCGTGATCATCGATGGACGCATCGCCGAGGTGATCAAAACCGGCTTCATCAACGGTCGGATTGTCGTGCCGCGCTTTGTGCTGCAGGAACTCCAGCACCTGGCCGACTCCGCCGACGATCTGACGCGCACCAAGGGCAAACGCGGGCTAGACGTGTTGCGCGCGATTCAGGAGAGCGGCACGATCGCCGTTGAGATCAGCGACGCCGACCTGCCCGACCTGCGCAACGTCGATGATAAACTGGTCGCGCTGGCGCGCGCCGAAGGGATGTGGCTGATCACCAACGACGCCAATCTGCACCGCATCGCCGAACTGCAGCGCGTCGAGGTGCTCAACCTCAACCGGCTGGCCGATGCGCTGCGCGTGCCTTTTCTGCCGGGCGAGCAGCTCCAGGTCATCATTCGGCAGGAGGGCCGCGAACGCGAACAGGGGGTGGGCTTTCTGGAGGACGGTACGATGGTGGTGGTTGAAGACGCGCGCAACCTGCTGGGCAGCGAAGTGGCGGTCACCGTCACACGGGTGTACCAGACCAATACCGGACGCATCATTTTCGCGCACCTAGCGCACACCAATGGTCGCGCGGTCTGA
- the dtd gene encoding D-aminoacyl-tRNA deacylase, with protein MRALIQRVSRASVRVDGATVGAIGPGLVILLGVGVGDSEREAALLAEKIAHLRIFADAEGKFNRSLLEVGGAALVVSQFTLFADTRKGRRPSFTQAAPPEQAAPLVERFAALLREQGIAVATGRFGALMEVELVNQGPVTIWLDSDDWQRPRRADPSDAPRR; from the coding sequence ATGCGAGCATTGATCCAACGCGTGAGTCGCGCCAGCGTGCGCGTGGATGGCGCGACCGTTGGCGCGATCGGGCCGGGCCTGGTGATCCTGCTGGGCGTCGGCGTGGGCGACAGCGAGCGTGAGGCCGCCCTACTGGCCGAGAAGATCGCCCATCTGCGCATTTTTGCCGACGCCGAAGGCAAGTTCAACCGCTCGCTGCTGGAGGTTGGCGGTGCGGCGCTGGTGGTTTCGCAGTTCACGCTCTTCGCCGATACGCGCAAGGGCCGGCGACCATCCTTCACCCAGGCCGCACCACCGGAGCAGGCCGCGCCGCTGGTCGAGCGCTTTGCCGCGCTCCTGCGCGAGCAGGGCATTGCGGTAGCCACCGGTCGCTTCGGCGCGCTGATGGAGGTTGAGCTGGTCAACCAGGGACCGGTGACGATCTGGCTGGATAGCGACGACTGGCAACGGCCACGTCGCGCCGACCCGTCCGATGCGCCCAGACGATAG
- a CDS encoding DUF6754 domain-containing protein: MLELLLVIGGLLLTPLMALRTRSRPITLRALPGLDLLRNRMAGLAEAGAAVQIATGANRIGGQTFLPSGETLASLQLAGRVAEAAARRAGTVTAGAGDITSYLALRGLVHSAYQRAGFGADYRGAQVHLLAHNAPTAYAAGVAAQMRAAPALAVVAGNYGAEALLISEEAAARQVPTVAATSNLLALPVLTLSAEATLVGEDLFAAEAYLADAPRPAARLLTHDLLRRMLLGLLTLGLLWQLVARWLPALGIPALS, from the coding sequence GTGCTTGAGCTCCTCCTGGTGATCGGTGGCCTGCTGCTCACCCCCCTGATGGCGCTACGTACCCGCAGCCGGCCGATCACGCTGCGGGCCCTGCCCGGCCTCGATCTGCTGCGCAACCGGATGGCAGGGTTGGCCGAAGCGGGCGCGGCGGTGCAGATCGCCACGGGCGCGAACCGGATCGGCGGCCAGACGTTCCTGCCCAGCGGCGAGACGTTGGCCAGCCTCCAACTGGCCGGGCGCGTTGCCGAGGCGGCAGCGCGACGTGCAGGGACGGTCACGGCCGGTGCGGGTGACATCACCAGCTATCTGGCGCTACGCGGCCTGGTCCATAGCGCCTATCAACGCGCCGGCTTCGGTGCCGACTACCGCGGCGCGCAGGTGCATCTGCTGGCCCACAACGCGCCGACGGCCTACGCCGCAGGCGTCGCGGCGCAGATGCGCGCCGCGCCGGCGCTGGCGGTCGTCGCCGGCAACTACGGCGCCGAGGCGTTGCTGATCAGCGAAGAAGCCGCGGCGCGCCAGGTGCCGACCGTCGCCGCGACGTCCAATCTCCTGGCGCTGCCGGTGCTGACCCTGAGCGCCGAGGCTACGCTGGTTGGCGAAGATCTCTTCGCCGCCGAAGCCTATCTGGCCGATGCGCCCAGGCCCGCCGCGCGCCTGCTGACCCACGATCTGCTGCGTCGCATGCTGCTGGGCCTGCTGACGCTCGGGCTGCTCTGGCAATTGGTGGCGCGGTGGCTTCCGGCGTTGGGCATACCGGCGCTATCCTGA